In a genomic window of Oncorhynchus kisutch isolate 150728-3 linkage group LG9, Okis_V2, whole genome shotgun sequence:
- the LOC109879969 gene encoding plexin-C1 isoform X2 — protein MTYEMKAVFWGVLLACVDWGWGQENLTFDGDVRDFAISDRSVYVVTDDRLYQLNHDFTKVIKRDTPNVVYPNQEAPPSNETYPFKVNILLPFIKNKTLITCGTTKCGYCEILDLNEISKSVHSENIEVGSLDPGDSTIGFIVDVGTNSYIMAGRLPSRVRKACVNSDQLLDLRNTLDGQHGGIFSHSDESTTPYIDARQKENFQFVDGFQSNSHIYVFSNVPQERQVRVILFKSENSKTNTLRHFQGATLKCCGNTERRELLSSSVIQGSGGLHGQVLWAGVFTAGNTSDPINTVLAIYNISSTGPQLKYNDPDFCYKGCAEALPTGTTQDLHPEAVVFRYSSMTSVLAVRHNSWLVFFIGTGDGQLIKLAVDKAYKPACPRVLYNSDDDRRVFPKMHLDPVDRKHVYMALRNQMMRVPVAQCSEHKSLKDCWSAQDPFCGWCESRCSFQDDCLQPSAWISISEDSQQQNMVSYQVEKSSSGEKITLTVKVHLNVNGTGSLTFTCNFFNKRGDLCDRTSPAPAFPQCSCLFSSDQLPAEGLNVTVKIRVGKQNLAEKLMLTNCSDITGPPTSALCSQCMTAGCSWSNDVCSWTTRSANSDPIQDVCRLSQSGLNYSEPVIFSIEPSVLSFHGRNHALMNGENLDHVTKVRIQGHMNCSLKESPVWNHTGSSLTFHIPSGDKGSVSVCAVLPDGRCLGKATVTYGSSPSCTGLTPSTTWASGKRKIKVHGSHLEFVEEVVHDHAPQTIQTKYSSGTLWYHTPPFEHINQPVTSTVSLRVANQTLACSSQFTYHPDPEFTSYTAIKTGNDMRVTIEKRADKLNITTEEILVFGVQEENHDVECVMDTIETSNETDSVICEIKNTPNFNINSLRIRVGNFTKILLPKQAAPSLLIILVLIPIVIVVIVGVVLYSYNKQRKMAAQMNKQLDQLECDIRNDIRQGFVDMQTEKCDLIENVGAIPFLDYKHFASRIFFPDGGPVMTSCIKDIGQVQPDESCQALSRLIRDQVFLTSFVHALEEQKNFNVKEKCAVASLLTVSLHGDLPYLTQVMEELLRALMEQPSNSQPKLMLRRTESIVEKLLTNWMSICLYGFLRESVGQPLFLLVCALTQQMSKGPVDSVTEKALYTLNEDWLLWQAQDFSPMRLQVLFAVGTDGEVSEPLEVSALDCDTVEQVKEKILLAFKTKFGFPYNIPLRQMHIEYEKNGRFVPLKEVDASSGVLGEVTMLNTLKHYKVPDGASIKVLSKTHPSLSPQSSLKDDQNYSTKYFHLIDPDIDQDQKKNPERKKLKLKEVYLTKLLSTKVAVHSFVENLFRTIWGTPNLKTPPAIKYFFDFLDAQGESKRISDQDVLHIWKTNSLPLRFWVNILKNPQFVFDMEKTPPLDGCLSVIAQAFMDSFSLAEKQLGKHDPTNKLLYAKDISQYKQEVRAYYKQVRDQPPISSSEFKEFLHKESKKHENEFNESAALRELYKYMQLYFDEIKLKLDQNGAPVELKEQLQHVKSLFDSLKSCSWN, from the exons ATGACATACGAGATGAAGGCTGTTTTCTGGGGGGTTCTCCTCGCCTGTGTGGACTGGGGTTGGGGCCAGGAGAATCTCACATTTGATGGAGACGTCCGCGACTTTGCCATTAGTGACCGATCCGTATACGTCGTTACGGATGACCGACTCTACCAGCTGAACCATGATTTTACCAAAGTTATAAAGAGGGATACTCCGAATGTAGTTTATCCTAACCAAGAAGCACCCCCTTCCAATGAAACGTATCCATTTAAGGTAAACATTTTACTGCCATTCATCAAAAACAAGACCTTGATCACCTGTGGAACCACAAAATGCGGTTACTGTGAAATACTGGATCTCAACGAAATCTCGAAATCTGTGCATTCGGAGAATATTGAAGTGGGTTCATTGGACCCTGGAGATTCAACCATTGGCTTTATTGTTGATGTCGGGACGAACTCCTACATTATGGCTGGAAGGCTGCCGAGCCGTGTGCGTAAAGCGTGTGTGAATTCAGATCAGTTGCTTGACCTACGGAATACACTAGACGGACAGCATGGGGGAATCTTTTCTCATTCAGATGAGAGTACGACTCCGTATATTGACGCCAGACAAAAGGAGAACTTTCAGTTTGTGGACGGCTTTCAGAGTAATTCACACATCTACGTGTTCTCGAACGTTCCCCAAGAGCGTCAAGTTCGAGTTATTTTGTTCAAGAGCGAGAACAGTAAAACAAATACTTTGAGACACTTCCAAGGTGCAACACTCAAATGCTGTGGAAACACGGAGCGGCGGGAGCTCCTGTCTTCCTCTGTGATTCAAGGTTCTGGTGGGCTCCATGGGCAGGTGCTCTGGGCAGGTGTGTTCACGGCTGGTAACACAAGCGACCCCATCAACACCGTGCTGGCCATCTATAACATCAGCTCTACAGGGCCTCAACTCAAATACAATGACCCAGACTTCTGCTATAAAGGCTGTGCAGAG GCATTGCCAACGGGTACCACCCAGGACCTGCATCCAGAAGCAGTGGTGTTTAGATACAGCTCCATGACATCAGTGTTGGCAGTGAGACACAACTCCTGGCTGGTGTTCTTCATTGGGACAGGAGACGGACAACTCATCAAG CTTGCTGTAgacaaggcctacaaacctgcctGTCCCAGAGTGCTCTACAATTCAGATGACGACCGCCGTGTGTTTCCCAAGATGCACCTGGATCCAGTGGACCGCAAACATGTGTACATGGCACTGAGGAACCAG ATGATGCGTGTGCCTGTGGCTCAGTGCAGTGAACACAAGAGTCTGAAGGACTGTTGGTCTGCTCAGGACCCCTTCTGTGGCTGGTGTGAGTCAAG ATGTTCGTTTCAGGATGACTGCCTTCAGCCTTCAGCCTGGATCTCCATCTCTGAGGACTCCCAACAACAGAACATGGTCTCTTACCAGGTGGAGAAGAGCAGCAGTGGAGAGAAGATCACACTCACTGTCAAGGTCCACCTGAATGTGAATGGGACAGGAAGTCTCACCTTTACCTGTAACTTCTTCAATAAAAGAGGTGATCTGTGTGACAGGACAAGTCCCGCTCCAGCTTTTCCGCAATGCTCCTGCCTGTTCTCCAGCGACCAGCTTCCTGCTGAAG GTTTGAATGTCACAGTGAAGATAAGAGTGGGGAAGCAGAACCTTGCTGAGAAACTGATGCTCACAAACTGTTCAGACATCACTGGACCACCTACCTCTGCCCT gtgTTCTCAGTGCATGACAGCTGGATGTAGCTGGAGTAATGATGTCTGCTCCTGGACAACCAGGTCTGCCAACTCAGACCCCAtacag GACGTGTGCAGACTCAGCCAGTCAGGTTTGAACTACTCT gAGCCAGTGATCTTTTCCATAGAGCCCAGTGTTCTGTCCTTCCATGGGAGAAACCATGCCTTGATGAATGGAGAGAACCTGGATCATGTGACCAAGGTTCGCATCCAAGGGCACATGAACTGCAGTCTCAAGGA gtctccAGTGTGGAACCACACTGGATCCAGTCTGACGTTCCACATCCCCAGTGGAGACAAaggttctgtcagtgtgtgtgccgTGCTGCCAGACGGTCGCTGTCTGGGCAAGGCCACTGTCACCTATGGGTCCTCACCATCCTGCACTGGGCTAACACCAAGCACTACCTGGGCTag TGGGAAGAGGAAGATCAAGGTCCACGGGTCCCATCTGGAGTTTGTGGAGGAGGTTGTTCATGACCACGCCCCTCAGACAATCCAAACCAAATACAGCTCTGGG ACTCTGTGGTACCACACACCTCCCTTTGAACACATAAACCAGCCAGTCACCTCCACAGTGTCTCTGAGAGTGGCCAATCAGACACTGGCCTGCTCATCACAGTTCACCTACCATCCCGACCCAGAATTCACCAGCTACACCGCAATCAAGACAGGAAATGACATGCGTGTCACCATTGAg aaaaGGGCTGACAAGTTGAATATCACCACAGAAGAGATCTTAGTGTTTGGTGTTCAGGAGGAGAACCATGATGTAGAGTGTGTCATGGACACCATCGAGACGAGCAACGAGACTGACTCTGTCATCTGTGAGATAAAGAACACTCCCAACTTTAACATCAATTCACTGAGG ATAAGAGTTGGAAACTTCACCAAAATACTTTTGCCAAAACAAGCTGCACCTTCACTGCTAATCATCCTTGTGCTTATACCCATCGTCATTGTGGTCATTGTGG GTGTGGTGTTGTATTCCTACAATAAACAGAGGAAAATGGCGGCACAAATGAACAAGCAGCTGGATCAGCTGGAGTGTGACATCAGAAATGACATCAGACAAG GATTTGTGGATATGCAGACGGAAAAGTGTGATTTAATTGAGAACGTTGGAGCCATCCCTTTCTTGGACTACAAGCACTTTGCTTCCAGGATCTTCTTCCCTGAC GGTGGACCTGTGATGACCTCCTGTATCAAAGACATTGGCCag GTGCAGCCAGACGAGAGCTGTCAGGCCCTGTCCAGACTGATCCGGGATCAAGTGTTCCTCACCTCCTTCGTCCACGCTCTGGAGGAGCAGAAGAACTTCAACGTCAAGGAGAA GTGTGCGGTGGCCTCCCTGCTGACCGTGTCCCTCCACGGTGACCTCCCCTACCTGACCCAGGTGATGGAGGAACTACTCAGGGCTCTGATGGAGCAGCCCAGTAACTCCCAGCCCAAACTCATGCTGCGACGTACCGAGTCCATCGTAGAGAAGCTTCTCACCAACtggatgtccatctgtctctacGGCTTCCTCAGG GAGAGTGTGggccagccccttttcctgctagTGTGTGCCCTGACCCAGCAGATGTCTAAAGGCCCAGTGGACTCAGTCACAGAAAAGGCTCTTTACACACTTAACGAAGACTGGTTACTGTGGCAGGCTCAGGACTTCAGCCCAATG AGGCTACAGGTGTTGTTTGCTGTGGGAACAGACGGAGAGGTCAGTGAGCCTCTGGAGGTCAGTGCTCTGGACTGTGACACGGTGGAGCAGGTCAAGGAGAAGATCCTCCTGGCCTTCAAGACCAAGTTTGGCTTCCCCTACAACATCCCTCTCCGACAGATGCACATTG AGTATGAGAAGAATGGAAGGTTTGTCCCACTGAAAGAGGTGGATGCCAGCTCAGGGGTTCTAGGAGAAGTGACCATGCTCAACACACTCAAGCACTACAAG GTACCGGATGGAGCGTCCATCAAAGTGCTCTCTAAGACCCATCCCAGTCTGAGTCCTCAGAGCAGCCTGAAAG ACGATCAGAACTACTCCACAAAGTACTTCCATCTG ATTGATCCTGACATTGACCAGGACCAAAAGAAGAACCCGGAGAGGAAGAAGCTGAAACTGAAGGAAGTGTACCTCACCAAGCTGCTCTCCACCAAG GTGGCTGTGCATTCGTTTGTGGAAAACCTGTTCAGAACGATCTGGGGAACCCCTAACCTCAAAACCCCGCCTGCCATCAAGTACTTCTTTGACTTCCTGGACGcccagggagagagcaagaggatcAGTGACCAGGATGTACTACACATCTGGAAAACCAACAG CCTGCCCCTGCGGTTCTGGGTGAACATCCTGAAGAACCCCCAGTTTGTGTTCGACATGGAGAAGACCCCGCCTCTGGACGGCTGTCTCTCCGTCATTGCCCAGGCCTTCATGGACTCCTTCTCCCTGGCTGAGAAACAGTTGGGCAAG
- the LOC109879969 gene encoding plexin-C1 isoform X3, producing MTYEMKAVFWGVLLACVDWGWGQENLTFDGDVRDFAISDRSVYVVTDDRLYQLNHDFTKVIKRDTPNVVYPNQEAPPSNETYPFKVNILLPFIKNKTLITCGTTKCGYCEILDLNEISKSVHSENIEVGSLDPGDSTIGFIVDVGTNSYIMAGRLPSRVRKACVNSDQLLDLRNTLDGQHGGIFSHSDESTTPYIDARQKENFQFVDGFQSNSHIYVFSNVPQERQVRVILFKSENSKTNTLRHFQGATLKCCGNTERRELLSSSVIQGSGGLHGQVLWAGVFTAGNTSDPINTVLAIYNISSTGPQLKYNDPDFCYKGCAEALPTGTTQDLHPEAVVFRYSSMTSVLAVRHNSWLVFFIGTGDGQLIKLAVDKAYKPACPRVLYNSDDDRRVFPKMHLDPVDRKHVYMALRNQMMRVPVAQCSEHKSLKDCWSAQDPFCGWCESRCSFQDDCLQPSAWISISEDSQQQNMVSYQVEKSSSGEKITLTVKVHLNVNGTGSLTFTCNFFNKRGDLCDRTSPAPAFPQCSCLFSSDQLPAEGLNVTVKIRVGKQNLAEKLMLTNCSDITGPPTSALCSQCMTAGCSWSNDVCSWTTRSANSDPIQDVCRLSQSGLNYSEPVIFSIEPSVLSFHGRNHALMNGENLDHVTKVRIQGHMNCSLKESPVWNHTGSSLTFHIPSGDKGSVSVCAVLPDGRCLGKATVTYGSSPSCTGLTPSTTWASGKRKIKVHGSHLEFVEEVVHDHAPQTIQTKYSSGTLWYHTPPFEHINQPVTSTVSLRVANQTLACSSQFTYHPDPEFTSYTAIKTGNDMRVTIEKRADKLNITTEEILVFGVQEENHDVECVMDTIETSNETDSVICEIKNTPNFNINSLRIRVGNFTKILLPKQAAPSLLIILVLIPIVIVVIVGVVLYSYNKQRKMAAQMNKQLDQLECDIRNDIRQGFVDMQTEKCDLIENVGAIPFLDYKHFASRIFFPDGGPVMTSCIKDIGQPDESCQALSRLIRDQVFLTSFVHALEEQKNFNVKEKCAVASLLTVSLHGDLPYLTQVMEELLRALMEQPSNSQPKLMLRRTESIVEKLLTNWMSICLYGFLRESVGQPLFLLVCALTQQMSKGPVDSVTEKALYTLNEDWLLWQAQDFSPMRLQVLFAVGTDGEVSEPLEVSALDCDTVEQVKEKILLAFKTKFGFPYNIPLRQMHIEYEKNGRFVPLKEVDASSGVLGEVTMLNTLKHYKVPDGASIKVLSKTHPSLSPQSSLKDDQNYSTKYFHLIDPDIDQDQKKNPERKKLKLKEVYLTKLLSTKVAVHSFVENLFRTIWGTPNLKTPPAIKYFFDFLDAQGESKRISDQDVLHIWKTNSLPLRFWVNILKNPQFVFDMEKTPPLDGCLSVIAQAFMDSFSLAEKQLGKHDPTNKLLYAKDISQYKQEVRAYYKQVRDQPPISSSEFKEFLHKESKKHENEFNESAALRELYKYMQLYFDEIKLKLDQNGAPVELKEQLQHVKSLFDSLKSCSWN from the exons ATGACATACGAGATGAAGGCTGTTTTCTGGGGGGTTCTCCTCGCCTGTGTGGACTGGGGTTGGGGCCAGGAGAATCTCACATTTGATGGAGACGTCCGCGACTTTGCCATTAGTGACCGATCCGTATACGTCGTTACGGATGACCGACTCTACCAGCTGAACCATGATTTTACCAAAGTTATAAAGAGGGATACTCCGAATGTAGTTTATCCTAACCAAGAAGCACCCCCTTCCAATGAAACGTATCCATTTAAGGTAAACATTTTACTGCCATTCATCAAAAACAAGACCTTGATCACCTGTGGAACCACAAAATGCGGTTACTGTGAAATACTGGATCTCAACGAAATCTCGAAATCTGTGCATTCGGAGAATATTGAAGTGGGTTCATTGGACCCTGGAGATTCAACCATTGGCTTTATTGTTGATGTCGGGACGAACTCCTACATTATGGCTGGAAGGCTGCCGAGCCGTGTGCGTAAAGCGTGTGTGAATTCAGATCAGTTGCTTGACCTACGGAATACACTAGACGGACAGCATGGGGGAATCTTTTCTCATTCAGATGAGAGTACGACTCCGTATATTGACGCCAGACAAAAGGAGAACTTTCAGTTTGTGGACGGCTTTCAGAGTAATTCACACATCTACGTGTTCTCGAACGTTCCCCAAGAGCGTCAAGTTCGAGTTATTTTGTTCAAGAGCGAGAACAGTAAAACAAATACTTTGAGACACTTCCAAGGTGCAACACTCAAATGCTGTGGAAACACGGAGCGGCGGGAGCTCCTGTCTTCCTCTGTGATTCAAGGTTCTGGTGGGCTCCATGGGCAGGTGCTCTGGGCAGGTGTGTTCACGGCTGGTAACACAAGCGACCCCATCAACACCGTGCTGGCCATCTATAACATCAGCTCTACAGGGCCTCAACTCAAATACAATGACCCAGACTTCTGCTATAAAGGCTGTGCAGAG GCATTGCCAACGGGTACCACCCAGGACCTGCATCCAGAAGCAGTGGTGTTTAGATACAGCTCCATGACATCAGTGTTGGCAGTGAGACACAACTCCTGGCTGGTGTTCTTCATTGGGACAGGAGACGGACAACTCATCAAG CTTGCTGTAgacaaggcctacaaacctgcctGTCCCAGAGTGCTCTACAATTCAGATGACGACCGCCGTGTGTTTCCCAAGATGCACCTGGATCCAGTGGACCGCAAACATGTGTACATGGCACTGAGGAACCAG ATGATGCGTGTGCCTGTGGCTCAGTGCAGTGAACACAAGAGTCTGAAGGACTGTTGGTCTGCTCAGGACCCCTTCTGTGGCTGGTGTGAGTCAAG ATGTTCGTTTCAGGATGACTGCCTTCAGCCTTCAGCCTGGATCTCCATCTCTGAGGACTCCCAACAACAGAACATGGTCTCTTACCAGGTGGAGAAGAGCAGCAGTGGAGAGAAGATCACACTCACTGTCAAGGTCCACCTGAATGTGAATGGGACAGGAAGTCTCACCTTTACCTGTAACTTCTTCAATAAAAGAGGTGATCTGTGTGACAGGACAAGTCCCGCTCCAGCTTTTCCGCAATGCTCCTGCCTGTTCTCCAGCGACCAGCTTCCTGCTGAAG GTTTGAATGTCACAGTGAAGATAAGAGTGGGGAAGCAGAACCTTGCTGAGAAACTGATGCTCACAAACTGTTCAGACATCACTGGACCACCTACCTCTGCCCT gtgTTCTCAGTGCATGACAGCTGGATGTAGCTGGAGTAATGATGTCTGCTCCTGGACAACCAGGTCTGCCAACTCAGACCCCAtacag GACGTGTGCAGACTCAGCCAGTCAGGTTTGAACTACTCT gAGCCAGTGATCTTTTCCATAGAGCCCAGTGTTCTGTCCTTCCATGGGAGAAACCATGCCTTGATGAATGGAGAGAACCTGGATCATGTGACCAAGGTTCGCATCCAAGGGCACATGAACTGCAGTCTCAAGGA gtctccAGTGTGGAACCACACTGGATCCAGTCTGACGTTCCACATCCCCAGTGGAGACAAaggttctgtcagtgtgtgtgccgTGCTGCCAGACGGTCGCTGTCTGGGCAAGGCCACTGTCACCTATGGGTCCTCACCATCCTGCACTGGGCTAACACCAAGCACTACCTGGGCTag TGGGAAGAGGAAGATCAAGGTCCACGGGTCCCATCTGGAGTTTGTGGAGGAGGTTGTTCATGACCACGCCCCTCAGACAATCCAAACCAAATACAGCTCTGGG ACTCTGTGGTACCACACACCTCCCTTTGAACACATAAACCAGCCAGTCACCTCCACAGTGTCTCTGAGAGTGGCCAATCAGACACTGGCCTGCTCATCACAGTTCACCTACCATCCCGACCCAGAATTCACCAGCTACACCGCAATCAAGACAGGAAATGACATGCGTGTCACCATTGAg aaaaGGGCTGACAAGTTGAATATCACCACAGAAGAGATCTTAGTGTTTGGTGTTCAGGAGGAGAACCATGATGTAGAGTGTGTCATGGACACCATCGAGACGAGCAACGAGACTGACTCTGTCATCTGTGAGATAAAGAACACTCCCAACTTTAACATCAATTCACTGAGG ATAAGAGTTGGAAACTTCACCAAAATACTTTTGCCAAAACAAGCTGCACCTTCACTGCTAATCATCCTTGTGCTTATACCCATCGTCATTGTGGTCATTGTGG GTGTGGTGTTGTATTCCTACAATAAACAGAGGAAAATGGCGGCACAAATGAACAAGCAGCTGGATCAGCTGGAGTGTGACATCAGAAATGACATCAGACAAG GATTTGTGGATATGCAGACGGAAAAGTGTGATTTAATTGAGAACGTTGGAGCCATCCCTTTCTTGGACTACAAGCACTTTGCTTCCAGGATCTTCTTCCCTGAC GGTGGACCTGTGATGACCTCCTGTATCAAAGACATTGGCCag CCAGACGAGAGCTGTCAGGCCCTGTCCAGACTGATCCGGGATCAAGTGTTCCTCACCTCCTTCGTCCACGCTCTGGAGGAGCAGAAGAACTTCAACGTCAAGGAGAA GTGTGCGGTGGCCTCCCTGCTGACCGTGTCCCTCCACGGTGACCTCCCCTACCTGACCCAGGTGATGGAGGAACTACTCAGGGCTCTGATGGAGCAGCCCAGTAACTCCCAGCCCAAACTCATGCTGCGACGTACCGAGTCCATCGTAGAGAAGCTTCTCACCAACtggatgtccatctgtctctacGGCTTCCTCAGG GAGAGTGTGggccagccccttttcctgctagTGTGTGCCCTGACCCAGCAGATGTCTAAAGGCCCAGTGGACTCAGTCACAGAAAAGGCTCTTTACACACTTAACGAAGACTGGTTACTGTGGCAGGCTCAGGACTTCAGCCCAATG AGGCTACAGGTGTTGTTTGCTGTGGGAACAGACGGAGAGGTCAGTGAGCCTCTGGAGGTCAGTGCTCTGGACTGTGACACGGTGGAGCAGGTCAAGGAGAAGATCCTCCTGGCCTTCAAGACCAAGTTTGGCTTCCCCTACAACATCCCTCTCCGACAGATGCACATTG AGTATGAGAAGAATGGAAGGTTTGTCCCACTGAAAGAGGTGGATGCCAGCTCAGGGGTTCTAGGAGAAGTGACCATGCTCAACACACTCAAGCACTACAAG GTACCGGATGGAGCGTCCATCAAAGTGCTCTCTAAGACCCATCCCAGTCTGAGTCCTCAGAGCAGCCTGAAAG ACGATCAGAACTACTCCACAAAGTACTTCCATCTG ATTGATCCTGACATTGACCAGGACCAAAAGAAGAACCCGGAGAGGAAGAAGCTGAAACTGAAGGAAGTGTACCTCACCAAGCTGCTCTCCACCAAG GTGGCTGTGCATTCGTTTGTGGAAAACCTGTTCAGAACGATCTGGGGAACCCCTAACCTCAAAACCCCGCCTGCCATCAAGTACTTCTTTGACTTCCTGGACGcccagggagagagcaagaggatcAGTGACCAGGATGTACTACACATCTGGAAAACCAACAG CCTGCCCCTGCGGTTCTGGGTGAACATCCTGAAGAACCCCCAGTTTGTGTTCGACATGGAGAAGACCCCGCCTCTGGACGGCTGTCTCTCCGTCATTGCCCAGGCCTTCATGGACTCCTTCTCCCTGGCTGAGAAACAGTTGGGCAAG